The Streptomyces sp. Alt3 genome has a segment encoding these proteins:
- a CDS encoding ABC transporter ATP-binding protein → MADTADTRAPTVVVDDVHITYTVNGARTGRGSATSALNRIVSRGQPRGARKVHAVKGVSFAAYKGEAIGLIGSNGSGKSTLLKAIAGLLPPSQGRVHTQGQPSLLGVNAALMSDLTGERNVVLGGLAMGMTREQIRERYQDIVDFSGINEKGDFITLPMRTYSSGMGARLRFSIAAAKSHDVLLIDEALSTGDAKFQRRSKDRIKELREEAGTVFLVSHSNRSITETCDRAIWLEAGTLRMDGPAEDVVAAYEEFTGPAKPRKK, encoded by the coding sequence GTGGCTGACACCGCCGACACCCGGGCACCCACCGTCGTCGTCGACGACGTCCACATCACCTACACGGTGAACGGCGCGCGCACCGGAAGGGGCAGCGCCACCTCCGCCCTGAACAGGATCGTGTCGCGTGGGCAGCCCCGGGGCGCACGCAAGGTGCACGCCGTGAAGGGCGTCAGTTTCGCGGCGTACAAGGGCGAGGCCATCGGCCTGATCGGCTCCAACGGATCCGGGAAGTCGACACTCCTCAAGGCGATCGCGGGGCTGCTGCCCCCTTCGCAGGGCCGCGTCCACACCCAGGGCCAGCCCTCGCTGCTCGGCGTGAACGCCGCCCTGATGAGCGACCTGACCGGGGAGCGCAACGTCGTGCTCGGCGGCCTGGCCATGGGCATGACGCGCGAGCAGATCCGCGAGCGCTACCAGGACATCGTCGACTTCTCCGGCATCAACGAGAAGGGCGACTTCATCACCCTGCCCATGCGGACCTACTCCTCCGGCATGGGGGCCCGGCTGCGCTTCTCCATCGCGGCCGCCAAGAGCCACGACGTCCTGCTGATCGACGAGGCGCTGTCCACCGGCGACGCGAAGTTCCAGCGACGCAGCAAGGACCGCATCAAGGAGCTCCGCGAGGAGGCCGGCACGGTGTTCCTGGTCAGCCACAGCAACCGGTCGATCACCGAGACCTGCGACCGGGCGATCTGGCTGGAGGCGGGCACCCTGCGGATGGACGGCCCGGCCGAGGACGTCGTCGCCGCGTACGAGGAGTTCACCGGGCCCGCCAAGCCCCGGAAGAAGTGA
- a CDS encoding NAD-glutamate dehydrogenase, protein MQTKLDEAKAELLARAARVADNSPGGGVGGPGGGLRVHLAGATGTEAGTGQDEQPGRDTLLAYLQRYYLHTAPEDVSDRDPVDVFGAACSHYRLAENRPQGTANVRVHTPTVDENGWTSSHSVVEVVTDDMPFLVDSVTNELSRQGRGIHLVIHPQVLVRRDVAGKLIEVLADDRARANGKRSGGRKDAGQELPHDALVESWIHVEIDRETDRADLKQITADLLRVLSDVRETVEDWDKMRDTALRIADDLPSEPLDELADEEVEEARELLRWLAADHFTFLGFREYELRDSDTLTAVPGSGLGILRSDPQHSEDEAHPVSPSFDRLPADARAKAREHRLLVLTKANSRATVHRPSYLDYVGVKKFDADGNVIGERRFLGLFSSAAYTESVRRVPVVRRKVAEVLEGAGFTPNSHDGRDLLQILETYPRDELFQTPVDQLRSIVTSVLYLQERRRLRLYLRQDEYGRYYSALVYLPRDRYTTGVRLRLIDILKEELGGTSVDFTAWNTESILSRLHFVVRVPPGTELPHLTDSDADRIEARLVEAARSWADGFQEALNAECGEERAAELLRRYGQSFPEGYKADHSPRAAVADLVHLEELKSERKDFALSLYEPVGAGPAERRFKIYRTGEQVSLSAVLPALQRLGVEVVDERPYELRCADRTHAWIYDFGLRLPKATGNGDHLGDDARLRFQEAFAAIWTGEAENDGFNSLVLGAGLDWRQAMVLRAYAKYLRQAGSTFSQDYMEDTLRNNVHTTRLLVSLFEARMSPTRQKAGTELIDGILEELDGALDQVASLDEDRILRSFLTVIKATLRTNHFQLADDHEPHNYVSMKFDPQAIPDLPAPRPAYEIWVYSPRVEGVHLRFGKVARGGLRWSDRREDFRTEILGLVKAQMVKNTVIVPVGAKGGFVAKQLPDPAVDRDAWLAEGIACYKIFISALLDITDNMVTGEVVHPAEVVRHDEDDTYLVVAADKGTASFSDIANDVAVAYGFWLGDAFASGGSAGYDHKGMGITARGAWESVKRHFRELGHDTQTEDFTVVGVGDMSGDVFGNGMLLSEHIRLVAAFDHRHIFIDPNPDAATSYAERRRLFDLPRSSWADYDKDLLSAGGGIHPRSAKSIPVNAQIRAALGIDAKVTKMTPAELMQNILKASVDLVWNGGIGTYIKATTESNADVGDKANDSIRVDGADLRARVVGEGGNLGATQLGRIEFARAGGRINTDAIDNSAGVDTSDHEVNIKILLNGLVRDGDMTVKQRNKVLAEMTDEVGQLVLRNNYAQNTALANACAQAPSLLHAHQRFMRRLGRDGHLDRALEFLPNDRQIRELLNHGKGLSQPELAVLIAYTKITAAEELVATVLPDDPHLQKLVHAYFPKQLGERFPEAVDGHALRREIITTVLVNDTVNSAGSTFLHRLREETGASLEEIVRAQYAAREIFGLSAVWDAVEALDNTVAADVQTRVRLHSRRLVERGSRWLLGNRPQPVEIAETIGFFREGVERVWNELPKLLKGADSDWYRSILDELTSVGVPDELAVRVAGFSSAFPALDIVAIADRTDKDPLAVAEVYYDLADRLGITQLMDRIIDLPRADRWQSMARASIREDLYAAHAALTSDVLSVGNGTSSPEQRFTAWEEKNAAILARSRATLEEIRGSESFDLANLSVAMRTMRTLLRTHA, encoded by the coding sequence ATGCAGACCAAGCTGGACGAAGCCAAGGCCGAGCTGCTCGCACGGGCGGCCCGGGTAGCTGACAACAGTCCGGGCGGTGGTGTCGGTGGCCCGGGAGGTGGCCTCCGGGTGCACCTTGCCGGAGCGACCGGTACCGAAGCCGGGACCGGCCAGGACGAGCAACCGGGCCGGGACACGCTGCTCGCCTATCTCCAGCGCTACTACCTGCACACCGCTCCGGAGGACGTGAGCGACCGCGACCCGGTCGACGTCTTCGGGGCTGCCTGCTCCCACTACCGTCTCGCCGAGAACCGCCCGCAGGGCACCGCGAACGTGCGGGTGCACACCCCGACCGTCGACGAGAACGGCTGGACGAGCAGTCACTCCGTCGTCGAGGTCGTGACCGACGACATGCCGTTCCTGGTCGACTCCGTCACCAACGAGCTGTCCCGGCAGGGCCGCGGTATCCACCTCGTGATCCACCCGCAGGTCCTCGTGCGCCGCGATGTCGCGGGCAAGCTGATCGAGGTGCTCGCCGACGACCGTGCGCGCGCCAACGGGAAGCGCTCCGGAGGCCGCAAGGACGCCGGGCAGGAGCTGCCGCACGACGCGCTCGTCGAGTCGTGGATCCACGTCGAGATCGACCGGGAGACCGACCGCGCGGACCTGAAGCAGATCACCGCCGACCTCCTGCGTGTCCTGTCCGACGTACGGGAGACCGTCGAGGACTGGGACAAGATGCGCGACACCGCCCTGCGGATCGCCGACGATCTCCCCTCCGAGCCGCTCGACGAGCTCGCCGACGAGGAGGTCGAGGAGGCCCGCGAGCTGCTTCGCTGGCTGGCCGCCGACCACTTCACCTTCCTCGGGTTCCGCGAGTACGAGCTCCGCGACTCCGACACCCTGACGGCCGTCCCCGGCTCCGGGCTCGGCATCCTGCGCTCCGACCCGCAGCACAGCGAGGACGAGGCGCACCCCGTGAGCCCGTCCTTCGACCGGCTGCCCGCGGACGCCAGGGCCAAGGCCAGGGAGCACAGGCTCCTCGTCCTGACCAAGGCGAACAGCAGGGCGACCGTGCACCGCCCCAGCTACCTGGACTACGTCGGGGTGAAGAAGTTCGACGCCGACGGCAACGTCATCGGTGAGCGCCGCTTCCTCGGTCTGTTCTCCTCCGCCGCGTACACCGAGTCGGTGCGCCGGGTGCCCGTCGTGCGCCGGAAGGTCGCCGAGGTGCTGGAGGGTGCGGGCTTCACGCCCAACAGCCACGACGGCCGGGACCTGCTCCAGATCCTGGAGACGTACCCGCGCGACGAGCTCTTCCAGACGCCCGTCGACCAGCTGCGTTCCATCGTGACCTCCGTGCTGTACCTCCAGGAACGCCGCAGGCTGCGGCTCTACCTGCGTCAGGACGAGTACGGGCGCTACTACTCCGCCCTCGTCTACCTGCCGCGGGACCGCTACACCACCGGGGTGAGACTCCGCCTGATCGACATCCTCAAGGAGGAACTCGGCGGCACCAGCGTCGACTTCACGGCCTGGAACACGGAGTCGATCCTCTCCCGGCTGCACTTCGTCGTCCGTGTCCCGCCGGGCACCGAGCTCCCGCACCTCACCGACTCGGACGCGGACCGCATCGAGGCGCGCCTCGTCGAGGCCGCCCGCTCCTGGGCCGACGGCTTCCAGGAGGCGCTGAACGCCGAGTGCGGCGAGGAGCGTGCCGCCGAGCTGCTGCGCCGTTACGGCCAGTCCTTCCCCGAGGGCTACAAGGCCGACCACTCGCCGCGCGCGGCCGTGGCCGACCTGGTCCACCTCGAAGAGCTCAAGAGCGAGCGCAAGGACTTCGCGCTCAGCCTGTACGAGCCGGTCGGTGCCGGCCCCGCCGAGCGCCGCTTCAAGATCTACCGGACCGGTGAGCAGGTCTCGCTCTCCGCCGTCCTGCCCGCGCTCCAGCGGCTCGGTGTCGAGGTCGTCGACGAGCGCCCGTACGAACTGCGCTGCGCGGACCGCACGCACGCCTGGATCTACGACTTCGGGCTGCGCCTGCCGAAGGCCACGGGCAACGGCGACCACCTCGGTGACGACGCCCGCCTCCGCTTCCAGGAGGCGTTCGCGGCCATCTGGACCGGCGAGGCGGAGAACGACGGCTTCAACTCGCTCGTCCTGGGCGCCGGGCTCGACTGGCGCCAGGCCATGGTGCTGCGCGCCTACGCGAAGTACCTGCGCCAGGCGGGTTCGACCTTCAGCCAGGACTACATGGAGGACACCCTCCGCAACAACGTCCACACCACCCGGCTGCTGGTATCGCTCTTCGAGGCCCGGATGTCCCCGACCCGGCAGAAGGCGGGTACGGAGCTGATCGACGGGATCCTCGAGGAGCTGGACGGGGCCCTCGACCAGGTCGCCTCGCTGGACGAGGACCGGATCCTGCGGTCCTTCCTCACCGTCATCAAGGCCACGCTGCGGACCAACCACTTCCAGCTGGCCGACGACCACGAGCCGCACAACTACGTCTCGATGAAGTTCGATCCGCAGGCCATCCCGGATCTCCCGGCGCCCCGCCCGGCGTACGAGATCTGGGTCTACTCGCCGCGTGTCGAGGGCGTCCACCTGCGCTTCGGGAAGGTCGCCCGCGGCGGGCTGCGCTGGTCGGACCGGCGGGAGGACTTCCGTACGGAGATCCTCGGCCTGGTCAAGGCGCAGATGGTCAAGAACACCGTGATCGTGCCGGTGGGCGCCAAGGGCGGCTTCGTCGCCAAGCAGCTGCCGGACCCGGCGGTGGACCGTGACGCCTGGCTCGCCGAGGGCATCGCCTGCTACAAGATCTTCATCTCGGCGCTCCTCGACATCACCGACAACATGGTGACGGGCGAGGTCGTGCACCCCGCGGAGGTCGTCCGTCACGACGAGGACGACACCTACCTCGTCGTCGCCGCCGACAAGGGCACCGCGAGCTTCTCCGACATCGCCAACGACGTCGCCGTCGCCTACGGCTTCTGGCTCGGTGACGCCTTCGCCTCCGGCGGCTCCGCCGGTTACGACCACAAGGGCATGGGCATCACCGCCCGCGGCGCCTGGGAGTCCGTCAAGCGGCACTTCCGCGAGCTGGGCCACGACACCCAGACCGAGGACTTCACCGTCGTCGGCGTCGGTGACATGTCCGGTGACGTCTTCGGCAACGGGATGCTGCTCTCCGAGCACATCCGGCTGGTCGCAGCCTTCGACCACCGGCACATCTTCATCGACCCGAACCCTGATGCGGCGACCTCGTACGCCGAGCGGCGCCGGCTGTTCGACCTGCCGCGCAGCTCCTGGGCGGACTACGACAAGGACCTGCTGTCCGCGGGCGGTGGCATCCACCCGCGTTCCGCCAAGTCGATCCCGGTCAACGCGCAGATCCGCGCGGCGCTCGGTATCGACGCGAAGGTCACCAAGATGACGCCCGCCGAGCTGATGCAGAACATCCTCAAGGCGTCGGTCGACCTCGTGTGGAACGGCGGCATCGGCACCTACATCAAGGCGACGACCGAGTCGAACGCCGACGTCGGTGACAAGGCCAACGACTCGATCCGCGTCGACGGCGCGGACCTGCGCGCCCGTGTCGTCGGGGAGGGCGGCAACCTCGGGGCCACACAGCTCGGCCGGATCGAGTTCGCCCGGGCCGGCGGCCGGATCAACACCGACGCGATCGACAACAGCGCCGGTGTGGACACCTCCGACCACGAGGTGAACATCAAGATCCTGCTCAACGGTCTCGTCCGGGACGGCGACATGACCGTGAAGCAGCGCAACAAGGTGCTCGCGGAGATGACCGACGAGGTCGGGCAGCTCGTGCTGCGCAACAACTACGCGCAGAACACCGCGCTCGCCAACGCCTGCGCCCAGGCGCCGTCACTCCTCCACGCACACCAGCGCTTCATGCGCAGGCTCGGCCGCGACGGGCACCTGGACCGCGCCCTGGAGTTCCTGCCGAACGACCGCCAGATCCGTGAACTGCTGAACCACGGCAAGGGCCTCAGCCAGCCGGAACTGGCCGTGCTGATCGCCTACACGAAGATCACGGCGGCCGAGGAGCTGGTCGCCACCGTCCTGCCGGACGACCCGCACCTGCAGAAGCTGGTCCACGCCTACTTCCCGAAGCAGCTCGGCGAGCGCTTCCCGGAGGCGGTCGACGGGCACGCGCTGCGCCGCGAGATCATCACGACGGTGCTGGTCAACGACACCGTGAACAGTGCGGGTTCGACGTTCCTGCACCGGCTGCGCGAGGAGACCGGGGCGTCGCTGGAGGAGATCGTGCGGGCGCAGTACGCCGCCCGTGAGATCTTCGGGCTGTCCGCCGTGTGGGACGCCGTCGAGGCGCTCGACAACACGGTGGCGGCCGACGTGCAGACCCGTGTCCGGCTGCACTCGCGCCGGCTCGTCGAGCGCGGTTCGCGCTGGCTGCTCGGCAACCGGCCGCAGCCGGTCGAGATCGCGGAGACCATCGGTTTCTTCCGCGAGGGCGTCGAGCGCGTCTGGAACGAGCTGCCCAAGCTGCTCAAGGGCGCGGACTCCGACTGGTACCGGTCGATCCTCGACGAGCTCACCTCGGTGGGTGTGCCGGACGAGCTGGCGGTGCGGGTGGCCGGATTCTCCTCGGCCTTCCCGGCGCTGGACATCGTGGCCATCGCGGACCGTACGGACAAGGACCCGCTGGCCGTCGCCGAGGTGTACTACGACCTCGCGGACCGGCTGGGGATCACCCAGCTGATGGACCGGATCATCGACCTGCCGCGGGCCGACCGCTGGCAGTCCATGGCCCGCGCCTCGATCCGTGAGGACCTGTACGCGGCGCACGCCGCGCTCACGTCGGACGTGCTGTCCGTCGGCAACGGGACCTCGTCGCCCGAGCAGCGGTTCACGGCCTGGGAGGAGAAGAACGCGGCGATCCTGGCGCGTTCGCGCGCCACCCTGGAGGAGATCCGGGGCTCGGAGTCCTTCGACCTGGCGAACCTGTCGGTGGCCATGCGGACGATGCGGACCCTGCTGCGTACGCACGCCTGA
- a CDS encoding ABC transporter permease, whose protein sequence is MRTDTPAPLSKAIVVSQTAAPPAPVDTASPALLPVYEPGELAALAARHGLTVSGARPTLGAYVRQLWGRRHFITAFATAKLTAQYSQAKLGQIWQIMTPLLNATVYYFIFGVLMNTKHGVPDYVPFLVTGVFIWTFTASSITAGTRAISGNTGLVRALHFPRASLPIALAIQQLQQLLFSLGALTLILLVFGQYPRPSWLLAIPALTLQALFNTGLSMVMARLAAKTPDIAQLTPFILRTWMYASGVMWSLDTLLSADRVPRLVLLALECNPAAVYIDLMRYALIDSFSGTQLPPHVWAVATGWALVCGIGGFVYFWKAEERYGRG, encoded by the coding sequence ATGCGCACCGACACCCCCGCCCCCCTGTCGAAAGCGATCGTGGTGAGCCAGACAGCAGCCCCGCCGGCCCCGGTGGACACCGCATCACCCGCCCTCCTCCCCGTGTACGAACCCGGCGAGCTGGCCGCGCTCGCGGCCCGGCACGGCCTGACCGTCAGCGGGGCACGGCCGACGCTCGGCGCCTACGTCCGCCAGCTCTGGGGGCGCAGGCACTTCATCACGGCCTTCGCCACGGCGAAGCTGACCGCGCAGTACAGCCAGGCGAAGCTCGGCCAGATCTGGCAGATCATGACCCCGCTGCTCAACGCGACGGTCTACTACTTCATCTTCGGCGTCCTGATGAACACCAAGCACGGAGTCCCCGACTACGTGCCCTTCCTCGTCACCGGCGTCTTCATCTGGACCTTCACCGCCAGCTCGATCACCGCAGGCACCCGGGCCATCAGCGGCAACACCGGACTGGTCCGTGCCCTGCACTTCCCCCGGGCGTCCCTGCCGATCGCCCTGGCCATCCAGCAGCTCCAGCAACTGCTGTTCTCCTTGGGCGCGCTGACCCTGATCCTGCTGGTGTTCGGCCAGTACCCGCGGCCCTCCTGGCTGCTGGCGATTCCCGCGCTCACGCTCCAGGCCCTGTTCAACACCGGCCTCTCGATGGTCATGGCCCGGCTGGCGGCCAAGACCCCCGACATCGCCCAGCTGACCCCCTTCATCCTGCGCACCTGGATGTACGCGTCCGGCGTCATGTGGAGCCTGGACACCCTGCTCTCCGCCGACCGCGTCCCGCGGCTCGTCCTGCTGGCCCTGGAGTGCAACCCGGCGGCCGTCTACATCGACCTGATGCGATACGCCCTGATCGACAGCTTCTCCGGCACGCAGCTGCCCCCGCACGTGTGGGCCGTCGCGACGGGCTGGGCGCTCGTCTGCGGCATCGGCGGTTTCGTGTACTTCTGGAAGGCCGAGGAGAGGTACGGACGTGGCTGA
- a CDS encoding TetR/AcrR family transcriptional regulator, whose amino-acid sequence MTTERRTGRRTPAGAAVLREDVTDAIRGAVFEELAAVGFARMSIEGIARRAGVGKTAVYRRWKSKLHLVLDLVAAVAAQGMPAPATGSLHGDVRAVLELAAYALRHPVASQVIPDLLVEAARNPEISDAIKAALLDQQQGVAAVVVRAAVARGELPEGSDPDRALDLIVGPLYWRLAVVRGELPEGYLDDLAASAVRALKA is encoded by the coding sequence ATGACCACCGAACGGCGAACCGGGCGCCGCACCCCGGCAGGTGCCGCGGTGCTGCGCGAGGACGTCACCGACGCGATCCGCGGCGCCGTCTTCGAGGAGCTGGCCGCCGTGGGATTCGCACGGATGTCGATCGAGGGCATCGCCCGGCGCGCGGGGGTGGGCAAGACCGCCGTCTACCGCCGCTGGAAGTCCAAGCTCCATCTCGTCCTGGACCTGGTCGCGGCGGTCGCCGCGCAGGGCATGCCCGCGCCCGCGACGGGTTCGCTCCACGGGGACGTGCGCGCCGTCCTGGAACTGGCCGCGTACGCGCTCCGCCACCCCGTGGCCTCGCAGGTGATCCCCGACCTGCTGGTCGAGGCGGCCCGCAACCCGGAGATCTCCGACGCCATCAAGGCCGCCCTGCTCGACCAGCAGCAGGGGGTGGCCGCCGTGGTCGTACGGGCCGCGGTGGCGCGGGGCGAACTGCCCGAGGGCAGCGACCCCGACAGGGCGCTGGACCTGATCGTCGGACCGCTGTACTGGCGCCTGGCCGTGGTCAGGGGCGAGCTGCCCGAGGGATACCTCGACGACCTCGCGGCCTCGGCGGTCCGGGCGCTCAAGGCCTGA
- a CDS encoding bifunctional glycosyltransferase/CDP-glycerol:glycerophosphate glycerophosphotransferase, whose protein sequence is MKPLLSVVVPVHNVEDYLAECLDSLAGQSLDAIEVVMVDDGSTDGSRRIAEEFAARDDRFRCVHQPNAGLSAARNTGVARTTPGVPYLAFADSDDVLVHDAYERMLASLESTGSDLVTGNVWRLTGQGLQQAWQYRWLTGDRLRTHITRDARLLADRVAWNKVFRRSFWDRHAFSFPVGKLYEDTPVMIPAHYLAGSVDVLHEHVYHWRIREGSITRRRTDVRGVRDRIAACEQVSAFLSDRGAGQRLRYDASCLRDDFVYFLEGLPMGGPAYRSAFMTDAGAFLDRAGDAALAGLPAEARIRWRLVRERRVHELLAVLEFERANGTGTFAVAGPPGRRRAVHPGVADGRSVSARLGKGDLPAVARLVDPSWADDGTLRLRGYAYIRNLPAESARQSLKGALVREAVGGRMRPVPVRTVRTDRATTDSGQELHRYDHAGFEMVLDPGRLGPGRWLVGVVVAGHGVVRRAALRAVEAASAQPLVRDLGGGLRAALGYRDGRLELTVTRLPATATGHDRGRGMLELTGRLHGDAARPTALVLAREGAEDVVCPVRSGGGDGMDRDGSGFGVRLPLDALAAGSAPGQGRWRAALLTDGVRVPLAAAPDLPPPAFADAEGNLVVDLTGDPYVDRAGPTADGGLRIHGAGTGTLELRHGTLGWTVPVPVSRQKSVEPQEPAERREQRFAAVLARPPREGDWEVFLGGRPVRVGTALAARLPLGASGSGFHLGRRHGDRLTVHCPSPLGEAERSAYHQGRLRTAHLPAQRRLPLRDVVLHIGDGPVRAVHTELARRSTDAELLWVTDGSAGTASAVPPTAVPVVAHSSAWYEALARSRRIVVSGHLPAWFERRPDQTVVQIWHGSPLGRFGLDLTGSLYADHQDLATLAHRSAQWSVLVSPGDFATPHLRRALAYRGEVLEAGSPADDLLFAPGRDKTAERVRLQLGVPDGHRVVLYAPTYRDHLAHAPGDVPLGSAPLYRWDPALDLPALTRSLDRRTTVLVRRHPRVTGSVPVHPALRDVSAHPDATELLLIADVLLTDYSGLVFGFAHTGRPMLFHTYDLEHYRDTVRGFCLDFETRAPGPLLVTTQEVAQALRTTPASAALHAEAYESFRRDHRGPADGGAARRVVDRLLGSPGSA, encoded by the coding sequence ATGAAGCCACTCCTCAGCGTCGTCGTCCCCGTGCACAACGTCGAGGACTACCTGGCGGAGTGCCTCGACTCGCTGGCCGGGCAGTCCCTCGATGCCATCGAGGTGGTGATGGTCGACGACGGTTCGACCGACGGGAGCCGCCGGATCGCCGAGGAGTTCGCCGCACGGGACGACCGCTTCCGCTGCGTCCACCAGCCCAACGCGGGCCTGAGCGCCGCACGGAACACGGGCGTCGCCCGCACCACCCCCGGTGTCCCGTACCTGGCGTTCGCCGACAGCGACGACGTACTCGTCCACGACGCGTACGAACGGATGCTGGCGTCGCTGGAGTCGACGGGCTCCGACCTGGTGACGGGCAACGTGTGGCGGCTCACCGGGCAGGGACTGCAACAGGCCTGGCAGTACCGTTGGCTGACCGGCGACCGCCTCCGCACCCACATCACCCGCGACGCCCGGCTGCTCGCGGACCGCGTCGCGTGGAACAAGGTGTTCCGGCGCTCCTTCTGGGACCGGCACGCCTTCTCCTTCCCGGTGGGCAAGCTCTACGAGGACACCCCGGTGATGATCCCCGCGCACTACCTCGCCGGGTCGGTGGACGTGCTGCACGAGCACGTCTACCACTGGCGGATCAGGGAGGGCTCGATCACCCGGCGGCGCACGGACGTGCGGGGCGTACGGGACCGGATCGCCGCCTGCGAGCAGGTCAGCGCCTTCCTCTCGGACCGCGGCGCCGGGCAGCGGCTGCGCTACGACGCCTCGTGCCTGCGCGACGACTTCGTGTACTTCCTGGAGGGTCTGCCGATGGGCGGCCCCGCCTACCGTTCCGCCTTCATGACGGACGCGGGCGCGTTCCTCGACCGGGCGGGTGACGCGGCCCTGGCCGGGCTGCCGGCCGAGGCGCGCATCCGCTGGCGACTGGTGCGGGAGCGCAGGGTCCACGAACTGCTGGCCGTGCTGGAGTTCGAACGGGCCAACGGTACGGGCACGTTCGCCGTGGCGGGCCCCCCGGGCCGGCGGCGGGCCGTGCACCCCGGGGTGGCGGACGGCAGGAGTGTCTCGGCGCGCCTGGGCAAGGGCGATCTCCCGGCCGTGGCACGGCTGGTGGACCCGTCGTGGGCCGACGACGGCACACTGCGGCTGCGCGGATACGCGTACATCCGCAATCTCCCGGCAGAGTCGGCCCGGCAGTCGCTGAAGGGCGCCCTGGTGCGGGAGGCGGTGGGCGGGCGGATGCGGCCCGTCCCCGTTCGCACGGTCCGGACCGACCGGGCCACCACCGACTCCGGCCAGGAGCTGCACCGTTACGACCACGCGGGCTTCGAGATGGTCCTCGACCCGGGACGGCTGGGGCCGGGCCGCTGGCTGGTGGGGGTGGTCGTCGCCGGCCACGGTGTCGTACGGCGGGCCGCCCTGCGTGCGGTGGAGGCGGCCTCGGCCCAGCCCCTGGTGCGGGACCTGGGCGGGGGGCTGCGCGCGGCACTCGGTTACCGGGACGGCCGGCTGGAGCTGACCGTGACCCGGCTGCCCGCGACGGCCACCGGCCACGACCGCGGGCGGGGCATGCTGGAGTTGACCGGGCGGCTGCACGGGGACGCCGCCCGGCCGACCGCCCTGGTACTGGCCCGCGAGGGGGCCGAGGACGTCGTCTGCCCGGTGCGGTCCGGAGGTGGCGACGGCATGGACCGGGACGGCAGCGGTTTCGGCGTGCGGCTCCCGCTCGACGCGCTCGCGGCCGGTTCCGCGCCCGGGCAGGGCCGGTGGCGGGCGGCGCTGCTGACCGACGGTGTCCGGGTGCCGCTCGCCGCGGCGCCGGACCTGCCGCCCCCCGCCTTCGCCGACGCCGAGGGCAACCTGGTGGTGGACCTGACCGGCGACCCGTACGTGGACCGTGCCGGGCCCACCGCCGACGGCGGGCTCCGCATCCACGGGGCCGGGACCGGCACACTCGAACTGCGGCACGGCACCCTCGGCTGGACGGTGCCCGTCCCCGTCTCGCGGCAGAAGTCCGTCGAGCCGCAGGAGCCCGCCGAGAGGCGGGAGCAGCGCTTCGCCGCCGTGCTCGCCCGGCCGCCCCGTGAGGGCGACTGGGAGGTGTTCCTGGGCGGCAGGCCCGTGCGGGTGGGGACGGCGCTCGCCGCCCGTCTGCCGCTGGGCGCCTCCGGGTCCGGATTCCACCTCGGCCGACGTCACGGCGACCGGCTGACCGTGCACTGCCCCTCTCCGCTCGGCGAAGCGGAGCGGAGCGCGTACCACCAGGGCCGTCTGCGGACGGCGCACCTCCCCGCGCAGCGCCGGCTTCCGCTCCGGGACGTCGTGCTCCACATCGGGGACGGTCCCGTGCGCGCCGTGCACACCGAGCTCGCGCGCCGGAGCACGGACGCCGAGCTGCTCTGGGTCACCGACGGGTCCGCGGGCACCGCGTCCGCCGTCCCGCCCACCGCCGTCCCCGTCGTGGCGCACAGCAGCGCCTGGTACGAGGCGCTGGCGCGGTCCCGAAGGATCGTCGTGTCCGGCCATCTGCCCGCGTGGTTCGAGCGCCGCCCGGACCAGACGGTCGTGCAGATCTGGCACGGCTCCCCGCTCGGCAGGTTCGGCCTGGACCTCACCGGCTCCCTGTACGCCGACCACCAGGACCTCGCCACGCTGGCCCACCGCTCCGCCCAGTGGTCGGTCCTGGTCTCCCCCGGCGACTTCGCCACCCCGCACCTCCGCCGCGCCCTGGCCTACCGCGGTGAGGTGCTGGAAGCGGGTTCACCGGCCGACGACCTGCTGTTCGCCCCCGGCAGGGACAAGACGGCCGAACGGGTACGCCTGCAGCTGGGCGTCCCGGACGGCCACCGGGTGGTGCTGTACGCACCGACGTACCGCGACCACCTCGCGCACGCGCCGGGCGACGTCCCCCTCGGCTCGGCGCCGCTGTACCGCTGGGACCCCGCGCTCGACCTGCCCGCGCTGACCCGCTCGCTGGACCGGCGCACCACCGTGCTGGTCCGCAGGCACCCGCGGGTGACGGGCAGCGTGCCCGTCCACCCCGCCCTGCGCGACGTGTCCGCGCACCCGGACGCCACCGAGCTCCTGCTGATCGCCGACGTGCTGCTCACCGACTACTCGGGCCTGGTGTTCGGCTTCGCGCACACGGGCCGCCCGATGCTCTTCCACACCTACGACCTGGAGCACTACCGGGACACGGTGCGCGGCTTCTGTCTGGACTTCGAGACCCGGGCCCCCGGGCCGCTGCTCGTGACCACCCAGGAGGTGGCCCAGGCCCTGCGGACGACTCCGGCGTCGGCGGCTCTGCACGCGGAGGCGTACGAGAGCTTCCGGCGGGACCACCGCGGTCCTGCCGACGGCGGCGCGGCCCGCCGCGTGGTGGACAGGCTGCTCGGGAGCCCCGGCTCCGCGTAG